GCAAGAGTGTACAGCCTTGTCGCTGGAAAGCTCCTTAACTGTTCCAAAGTAGTTTTGGTGGACAAGCTCAGTGTTGAGGCTGTTTGTGCCAGATTCTGCTCAGCAGTTCCTCTCCCcgtttttctcttccctccatATCCATTTACAGTCTAAaagtgaggggggggggggggcaggaatcAGAATATGGTGCAGAGCATGCTCATGCCATGTTAGCTCCCCGTTGGactgagcaaaaccagcagctgtcCCTGGTGATCAGTTACGGCTGCAGACCAAATACAGATGGTAGttagaaaaaggcaaaatgctTGAAGTGGACAGGATGCTAGGAGGAACTCTTCACTGCAGGTAGATAAATATCTTTCCAAGTGGCATGTATCACTCTAAGGACAAgtcatttttataatttatactTTGTTCTGATTAACCTCTTGGAAGCATTAAATATTCCTTGCCTTTTATGCTTCTCTGTCCTTGCGAAGAGGAAACTTTGTCCTTTTCACACCACTTGTGGAAGCATTCTGAGAAAGACCGTGCTAGGAGTTAACGGAGCCTTTTGAGTTACGTTGCCAGAGTTGGCCACCCAGAACAGAtgtttttcagtaatttcttcCAGTGGTTGAGATCTGACCATGTTCCTGATTTAGCCCGAGATTAAAACTATCACTTCTGCATAGGTTTCAATGGTTCTAGCACTATTACAGCAACACTGAGCAGTTTCACCCCGTGTTACTgaaactgaagtgcatctaACACCCGTTGGAACGAATACATGCCGATACTTAGTGTAAGTGGTATTTTTCCATATGAAAGGCATAGATTGTATAAATTCAGTAAGTTTATCCAAATAGGGGCTGATTGATGGAAGTATGCCAGGTTTAGACTTTGccaaatattcagaaattttccagtttttttttccttaggttgACTAGAAGATGGATGTAGGATTCTAACTGAAGTACTGTGAGAAACTTCAGAGGTACCAAAGTATCAGTCTGAGAGGAGTAAACGCCCAGCATCTTAGACAGCTGGCTTAATTCGGGTCTCTAAAATACAGATTCACAAGCCTGTGGCTGGAAACTTTTTATCAGAATTCTAAGCGTTTGTATACCACTGCTGTGCAAGTGAACTGGTCATTTTTTGTGACTTTTCAGTTTTAGTACGGTTTACTGTAGCTCAGCAAGTTGTTTTTTAGGTGAAAGTCAATGTCCCCAGATGGTAGGAATTCGTTAGTGGggttttgtaaaatgaaaaaagtggttttgtgCATTGAGGCTGGCTTTAAGATACATCATTTCATAAAGAGACGCTGAGCTGCAGTACTCTGAAatgctgtgcagcagcctgTCTTTGGACTTGTTTACAAGCTCTATGAGCATCAGAACATGTTCTGTGCTCGCATGTCAAACCCTCAGTGAAGCTGTAGCTGATGGGAACTGAGATTTAGGTTGCCAGGTTTTCTTCAGAAGTTCCATGAAAGCAGGGAAAACGCTATGAGGACAGAAAATACTTAGGCTGCAGAAAACTTGTTAGCACTTGATGAGTTCATAAAGCTGTTGCAGTTGTCTGTGCCGAAAATGGGAGTGTTTGCCTTAAGCATTAGGACCCAGCCTCTCTGATTTACTTTGCCCTGCACACACTGTTGTCATGGGAAGTCTTCCCTTGCATCGGTAGCAAAGGAGTTCTAATGTAGCAGCAACAGTGGTCACTAAAACAGCGAAATTGCAGGAAACGACATAGTTTGGAAGTCTTTGTGTGATCTGGATTCCAGAAATGCAGACCCAGTGCAGTGTGACAAGTTCTTTTGGGGCACAAATTTAAAGACTCCTGTACTTTCTACTGGAGATCACTAGTggaggaatatttttattaacaacAAATTAaagctttgattaaaaaaagcaaacaacacaCCAGTCCTGCATTAGACTGACTCGTGCTTTCATATCCGTTGGCCTTGAAAATGCTCATTATCCATTCAGGTCCTACAAAAGTATCGAcggaattatttttaactggtGTGGTATAAACCTATGGTACTTGAATTGCTGTACGAGAGATGCAGGGTGCATTTGAAGGCACGGTTATTGCTTCATGAGGAGCTTGGAGGTGGGgtggcattttaaaagcaaacctaAAAGCACAGCCTCCCCCCCATCTCGTCAGGAAAAGCGTGCCCTGCCTCGATATGGTGGAAGCACAAACTGGATCTACTCAttggatagaaaaaaaacccccaaacatctGTCTGTTTAAAAATGAGGGCCTGAACTGCTCTTTGCCTTTTGCTGTTCCATTTTTCACACACATTCATGGGAGTGATTATTTTAGGACAAGTACGTAGCAGAGAGAGAACCAAAATTCAGAATGCTAATGTTCTCTATTTACTGCTAGCGTTTCCGTGtccttccttttaaataatttaatatattttaaataatttaaataatgatGGGCACTATGTCATGATTACTACTGCCGAGATGAATGTGAAAGCATTCAGAACAGTTTGTTCATCCGTTTTGTGGTCTGAAGGTGCGAGTCACTGACTCTGTGCTGAGTAGGGCGGTATGAGGGTGTGGGAGGCACGCCGTAAAGGTTTGCTGTATTTATCAGGTAAAGTTTAACCACTCCTCGCAGCACATCTTGCATATCTTGCACTCATGCGTAGCCTTTCCTCTGCTGGAGCCAGAAGTGcgattgtttatttttactgttagcAAAAGATCTGATGTTACGTAAAACAGACAAATTACCGatttatacttttctttcaaGGTTATGCTGTGGAACCTGCAGAAAGCTCGCCCCTTGTGGACCACAAACCTGCAGGAGTGTGAAAGTGAGGAAGACAGTCCACAGTCAGCGGGCCAGTTCTTTAACCCGCCGCTTGCACATTCCCTGTCTGTCGCACCGTGCGGCAACATCTTTGGCTGCGGAGCTCAAGACGGTAAAGTCAGAATATTCAGAGTCACTGGTGCCAAGTTTGAACGTGAGCTGGAGTTTCTAGGTCACAGCTTAGGAGTATCGCAGGTCCTTTTTATGCCAGAAGCGTACTGGTTGTTGACTGGAGGCAATGACGGGAAAGTCTTGCTCTGGGATGTCAGCAGTGACATTGGAAAGCAGGAGCAAAGTCCAGCAAaatctctgcagagaaggaaggcCCAAGCACCTGCATCCaccagaaaagacagaaagctcAACAAAGTGGCTTCAAACGCTAGAGTGTTACCAAAGCTAACCATTGAGCACGGAGAGAAGGTGAACTGGATCTCGTGCGCGTGGCTCAAAGGCTCCAAGAGAGTATTAGTTGCTGATCAGAGTAGTTCTGTATCTGTGTATCCACTGCCAGAAGCTTAGCTGCTGAGACGTTTAAAGAAATTTGTGGGGCATAAACCACTTCTTGGAGTGTTTGAAATTACTCCAGTTGCATCCACTGACGGTGAATTGAACAGTGAAACCTGCTGCATTCTTTGGAAGGGGATTTGCTGTGTACTCACACAAGGACTCGCAATGTAACTGGCCTCATGTTAAGGCTTTCAGCGGCTGTTTGTATTCACTGCAGCCATGTCTTGCAGGGTTGGCAGTTTGCTTCTTGAATTTAAGTGAAACTGGTTTCAATCTATTTAGGGGTAATACTAGTTCATGACTAAGCTGACATAATTGAGGTTGGAGGAAGAAAATCACGCTGACAGGGACACCCGCAATGCTAAATGAGAATGCTGAGCAATAACAGAGATGTCTTTGGCTGAACTCCTTGCATTTTTAACTATAGCAGTGCTTTACATTACTCTCCCCGTTAAACTGTGTCACAGTTAGCTTAAATTGGCCATagtggaaatatatttttcattagtttGTCAGCAGCTGCATATAAGACTAGAGAAGCATCAGTTAATGAGTAATCAAATTAGTTTAACTGTCATTGCCAATTGGATTTTTTCACACTGTGGTAAACaaaggagcaggggaaaagttAACATCTGTTTAATGGGTCAGCTGTCTTGTGCATTTAGTTGTTTATCCCAGGGGAAAAATAACTATTACATTTGTCTTAATAAATGCTTTCTCTCTCACTGCTCCCATGTTCCTATACTCATGCTAATCTTGCCAAACTTACACAAAATTGTGTCAAAAAGTACGCTGCATACCCCATCACAGGGGGACTACAAAGGGCCAAAGGCACAGCCCCTCCTTGCCCCGATATTTCCACTGTCTTCCCAAAGCTTTAGAAACACAACGAGCAGAACTTGGTTTCCTGGAAACATCTCTGAATTTGCAGGTTGAAGGTGGGGAGAACGTAAGTGGGAATGCTGCAGCTCTTGACGTGTTCAGTTCAGGCTGGATTTCCCATGGAACAGGCAaattattaaaaggaaaaagcttttttttttttttttttttctcaggctGTCCTTAACCTTCCACCAAACTGAATGCCTGGTACTGGCTGAAGATCTGCTTTGGTAACGTGGAGTTTGTGCTGTCTTGTTTCACCAGCTGTGCTGGTACCAGACGCACATTATCTATgtgcctcttttcttctttttgatgGAAAACTTTCCACCTCTTTTTTGCATACCCAGCTCCTGAAAATCATTAGCCAGTTGTGCTGGCTGTCCATCCTTTATGGAAGAGATTCCAGCTGTCTTGGTTTTGCTCAAAGCAGCTCCTCACAGCCGAACACAACTCATTCTCAGCCAAATGTGATTTTACCATcatccccttttttttttttttttttaaaaaaaaaaaaaaaggcaatctGCCTGCACAGCCTTTAACAGCAGGAGATTTTGGCCCAAGACACGAACTAGCTGGTGCTCCAGCAAAATGAAcccaaaacacaggaaaaaaagcagaatagtGTAGGTACCCCCTTTCGTGTCACCTCTGAATTTACGTATGAAGATGGAGAGGATCAGAAGTGGTGCGGGTGGGTGGTTCAGTATGGGATACGTTCGTGAGCATGTGTCTGTGCATCTATGACCTATATTTGGACATCAGTCTATAAAAAGCCTCAGTACAAACAACCCGCAGCAGGAGTCAGATCCTCTGTCCCTGTCATTGCTGCCTGCTTCAGGAGAGAGGATCGAGCCCACTCcggcttttatttcttctctttgtgcTCTCCGGGAAGATGGCTAAAGCCAGCA
This genomic stretch from Falco biarmicus isolate bFalBia1 chromosome 13, bFalBia1.pri, whole genome shotgun sequence harbors:
- the WDR53 gene encoding WD repeat-containing protein 53 isoform X1, with the protein product MAAKWTGGHSTSVLCLNVNTEGLVASGAERGELALWDGRGALVGQLQLPKADDVTSVVFSPRHPARLYTSHGETVSLLDARSLKEPVEGFHVNEEEINCLSVNETDSFLAAADDSGAIKVMDLENKKVSRSLRHLNICSSVAFRPQRPQSLVSCGLDMQVMLWNLQKARPLWTTNLQECESEEDSPQSAGQFFNPPLAHSLSVAPCGNIFGCGAQDGKVRIFRVTGAKFERELEFLGHSLGVSQVLFMPEAYWLLTGGNDGKVLLWDVSSDIGKQEQSPAKSLQRRKAQAPASTRKDRKLNKVASNARVLPKLTIEHGEKVNWISCAWLKGSKRVLVADQSSSVSVYPLPEA
- the WDR53 gene encoding WD repeat-containing protein 53 isoform X2, producing the protein MLWNLQKARPLWTTNLQECESEEDSPQSAGQFFNPPLAHSLSVAPCGNIFGCGAQDGKVRIFRVTGAKFERELEFLGHSLGVSQVLFMPEAYWLLTGGNDGKVLLWDVSSDIGKQEQSPAKSLQRRKAQAPASTRKDRKLNKVASNARVLPKLTIEHGEKVNWISCAWLKGSKRVLVADQSSSVSVYPLPEA